A portion of the Marinobacter alexandrii genome contains these proteins:
- the msrB gene encoding peptide-methionine (R)-S-oxide reductase MsrB, giving the protein MEKINKGEEEWKKELSDEQYHILREKGTERPWTGALLENKDKGVYECAACGNELYSSETKYDSGSGWPSFFDPITADAVDFEKDKSFGMTRTEVKCGKCGSHLGHIFPDGPQPSGQRYCMNSGALSFKKKD; this is encoded by the coding sequence ATGGAAAAAATCAATAAAGGTGAAGAAGAGTGGAAAAAAGAACTCTCGGATGAACAATATCACATCTTGAGAGAAAAGGGTACAGAAAGGCCTTGGACAGGAGCTCTATTAGAAAATAAAGACAAAGGAGTCTATGAATGTGCTGCGTGCGGAAATGAGCTATACTCCTCGGAAACCAAGTATGATTCAGGTTCGGGTTGGCCAAGTTTCTTTGATCCAATCACGGCTGACGCTGTTGATTTCGAAAAAGATAAATCTTTTGGAATGACGCGTACTGAAGTGAAATGCGGAAAATGTGGGAGTCACTTAGGTCATATATTCCCTGATGGCCCACAGCCAAGTGGTCAGCGATATTGCATGAATTCTGGCGCCTTAAGTTTTAAGAAAAAAGATTAA
- a CDS encoding SO2930 family diheme c-type cytochrome, with protein MRYLTFFLVLVSISCSKPEQKNFEIEQVSLGVSEIADYPKYLSEWNLFKEPLKDLVPSENRIFPYEINSALFSDYAFKARFIKLPDEGKINYEETEVLNFPKGTILVKNFYYSKDLREDESERKIIETRLLIHEKKEWKAIVYQWDEKQIDAKRVILGKKNSVEWTDVRGDLKRINYAIPSQPQCKSCHDLGGKMTPIGPSARQLNRNNQLSEWKEKGWLNTDANVQFPKLANYSDDNVALDLRARAWLEVNCAHCHRKEGPAKNSGLYLLASQKDPYRIGVNKPPIAAGKGSGGLKYSIVPGKPDQSILIHRIESLEPGEMMPELGRTVPHEEGIELIRRWIAQME; from the coding sequence ATGAGATATCTTACATTTTTTCTCGTTTTGGTATCAATATCATGTTCCAAACCTGAGCAGAAAAATTTTGAAATAGAACAGGTAAGCTTAGGAGTTTCCGAAATAGCTGATTATCCTAAATACTTAAGCGAATGGAACCTTTTCAAAGAGCCATTAAAGGATCTCGTACCAAGCGAAAATCGGATATTTCCATATGAAATCAATTCAGCACTTTTTTCAGATTATGCTTTCAAAGCTCGGTTTATAAAACTTCCCGATGAGGGTAAGATCAATTATGAAGAAACGGAGGTGCTAAACTTCCCAAAAGGAACAATTCTGGTGAAGAATTTTTATTATTCAAAAGACCTGAGAGAAGATGAGTCAGAGCGAAAAATCATAGAAACCAGATTGTTAATTCACGAGAAAAAGGAGTGGAAAGCAATTGTTTATCAATGGGATGAGAAGCAGATTGATGCTAAAAGAGTGATTCTAGGAAAAAAAAATTCAGTAGAATGGACCGACGTTCGGGGTGATCTGAAGCGTATCAATTATGCAATACCTTCTCAACCTCAATGCAAAAGCTGTCATGATTTAGGTGGAAAAATGACGCCTATTGGACCATCAGCACGGCAACTCAACAGAAACAATCAGTTGAGTGAATGGAAAGAGAAGGGCTGGCTTAATACGGACGCTAACGTTCAATTTCCAAAATTGGCTAACTACTCAGACGATAATGTCGCTTTGGACCTTCGTGCAAGAGCCTGGCTGGAAGTAAACTGTGCTCATTGCCACAGAAAGGAGGGGCCGGCTAAAAATTCAGGATTGTATCTTTTAGCATCTCAAAAAGACCCATATCGGATTGGGGTTAATAAACCACCTATTGCGGCAGGCAAAGGTTCTGGGGGATTAAAATACAGTATTGTACCAGGAAAACCTGATCAATCTATTCTAATCCATAGAATAGAGTCTCTGGAACCTGGTGAAATGATGCCCGAATTAGGAAGAACCGTTCCTCATGAAGAAGGTATAGAACTCATCAGGAGGTGGATTGCTCAGATGGAATGA
- a CDS encoding parallel beta-helix domain-containing protein has protein sequence MKYLLIISLGIWISCSPSQDSVEWQSIENDLQSLVIQANDGDTIKIPSGNFMFRNPLILDGLSDVVFEGAGIDETILSFEIQEGGAEGIRAANCTNLTFQDFTVQDALGDNIKVTDTDGVTFKNVRSQWTGEPSEENGAYAFYPVLCKRVVVENCLAIGSSDAGIYVGQSDSVIIRNNEVYHNVAGIESENSRWVEIYENHAHDNTGGILIFDMPGLTQSGHTTRVFDNDVISNNHQNFAPEGNVVAVVPPGTGIMMMATRKIEVFNNRIHHNRTVGTALASYILVEALGAEEGSQLESANNRIDEVYDPYPNQIYFHDNEFKNKHWLPTLKNDFGLLFLRYFTFSLPDFAMDGILPEDQAFELCLSNNGEFNFANIDAANEFVDRSTDWTMYACDSETIEPIFQ, from the coding sequence ATGAAATACCTTTTAATCATCTCATTAGGAATTTGGATTTCCTGCTCACCTTCGCAGGATTCTGTTGAATGGCAATCAATTGAAAATGACTTACAAAGCTTAGTAATTCAGGCGAATGATGGTGATACGATCAAAATACCTTCTGGTAATTTCATGTTTAGGAATCCGTTGATTTTAGATGGGTTATCTGATGTGGTTTTTGAAGGAGCAGGTATAGATGAAACTATTCTATCTTTTGAAATTCAGGAGGGAGGTGCGGAAGGGATTCGAGCTGCAAATTGTACCAATTTAACTTTTCAAGACTTTACTGTCCAAGATGCCCTTGGAGATAACATTAAGGTGACTGATACGGATGGAGTTACATTCAAAAATGTAAGATCTCAATGGACAGGAGAGCCCAGTGAGGAGAACGGAGCGTATGCTTTTTATCCAGTTCTCTGTAAGCGAGTTGTCGTGGAAAATTGCTTAGCTATTGGTTCCTCAGACGCAGGTATCTATGTAGGGCAGTCAGACAGTGTAATTATCAGAAACAATGAGGTATATCATAATGTGGCTGGAATAGAAAGTGAAAACAGTAGATGGGTAGAAATATACGAGAACCATGCACATGATAATACAGGAGGTATTCTCATTTTTGATATGCCAGGACTTACTCAGAGTGGGCATACCACGAGAGTTTTTGATAACGATGTGATTAGTAACAATCATCAAAATTTTGCTCCGGAGGGGAACGTAGTAGCAGTTGTTCCTCCAGGGACTGGTATTATGATGATGGCTACTCGTAAAATTGAAGTATTCAATAATCGGATTCATCATAACAGGACAGTTGGCACTGCTCTGGCAAGTTATATTTTAGTAGAGGCACTTGGGGCAGAAGAAGGCTCACAGTTAGAGTCAGCCAATAATCGCATTGATGAAGTTTATGATCCATATCCAAATCAGATCTATTTCCACGATAATGAATTCAAAAACAAGCATTGGCTGCCGACGCTAAAAAATGATTTTGGCTTGTTGTTTTTAAGATATTTCACATTCAGTTTACCTGATTTTGCAATGGATGGAATCTTGCCAGAAGATCAAGCTTTTGAATTATGCTTAAGTAATAATGGTGAGTTCAACTTTGCCAACATTGATGCTGCAAATGAATTTGTCGATAGGTCTACCGATTGGACAATGTATGCATGCGATTCTGAAACCATTGAGCCGATTTTTCAATGA
- a CDS encoding YaiO family outer membrane beta-barrel protein yields MKKIIFLLTMLVFLAGMAQNKPEEHLLKAKKWSEVKLYDQALKAIGKGLEEFPEDHDLKSYEIRILLWQKDFDRADNKIESLLNDYPNDYETLQLKATSYWWSNNWIRLKETSRSSLVHYPNDPFFQEKEIIALWELKEYKEASKRFSTIDVASSLSTRLALISKLYNHQRVGIDFIYSHFNNTFSPWSVIRASYHNEAKHSWSLGVSHGNMFSQNGVSFDGAFYPSFGKTFRAVIDLGGSDSEIFPEYRAGAELIADVRKLEFRAGSRIMSFKFSENQIFIHTAGMGIYKGDYYANYKAYLAQLDNRSNDLTHTFLIRRNFSNRFHYIQINASRGTTPLQVSNFSEISRLEATTVRVSYHTLFKEKFMLNASVGFQEEKYLSGNRTRTDGSIGVSMMF; encoded by the coding sequence ATGAAAAAGATTATTTTCCTTTTAACAATGTTGGTTTTCTTAGCTGGTATGGCTCAGAATAAGCCAGAGGAACACCTACTAAAAGCAAAAAAATGGTCAGAAGTAAAGCTTTATGATCAAGCGCTAAAAGCAATAGGTAAAGGACTTGAAGAGTTTCCAGAAGATCATGATTTGAAGTCTTACGAGATTAGAATATTGCTTTGGCAAAAAGATTTTGATCGTGCAGATAATAAAATTGAGAGCCTTCTAAATGATTATCCAAATGATTATGAGACGCTGCAACTAAAGGCCACTTCATATTGGTGGAGTAATAATTGGATTAGGCTAAAAGAGACCTCTAGAAGTTCATTGGTTCATTATCCTAATGATCCATTTTTTCAAGAAAAAGAAATCATTGCTTTGTGGGAATTGAAAGAATATAAAGAGGCAAGTAAGCGTTTTTCTACTATTGATGTGGCAAGCAGTTTGAGTACAAGACTTGCTTTGATCTCCAAACTTTACAATCATCAACGGGTAGGCATAGACTTCATCTATTCGCATTTTAACAATACATTTTCACCTTGGTCAGTAATACGAGCATCTTATCATAATGAAGCCAAACATTCGTGGAGCTTGGGTGTGAGTCACGGAAATATGTTTTCTCAAAACGGAGTGTCTTTTGATGGAGCCTTTTACCCTTCTTTTGGGAAAACGTTTAGAGCGGTAATAGACTTAGGAGGAAGTGATTCCGAAATTTTCCCTGAATATCGAGCCGGAGCTGAGTTGATTGCGGATGTTAGGAAATTAGAATTTCGAGCTGGAAGTAGAATCATGAGTTTCAAATTTTCTGAAAATCAAATATTCATTCATACGGCAGGAATGGGGATTTATAAAGGAGATTACTACGCGAATTATAAAGCATATTTGGCCCAGCTAGACAATAGATCAAACGATTTGACACATACGTTTTTGATAAGACGAAATTTTAGTAACAGATTTCATTACATTCAAATAAATGCAAGTAGAGGAACTACACCACTTCAGGTCAGCAATTTTTCTGAAATATCAAGACTTGAGGCTACCACGGTAAGGGTAAGCTACCATACGCTTTTCAAAGAAAAATTCATGCTTAATGCCTCCGTTGGGTTTCAGGAGGAAAAATATTTGTCAGGAAACCGTACCAGAACGGACGGATCTATTGGGGTTTCTATGATGTTTTAA
- a CDS encoding glycosyltransferase, translating into MRLLNLFSEILDGFFISFSISIASCYLILATVSFFALRRYMKRNSLTTFRRLVGYKLAPSVSLIAPAYNEGPTIIENIKSMLSLEYNNYNVIVVNDGSKDDTLTKVIKAFDLVRVPLFINEKVETKKVRGVYKSQNKAFKKLIFVDKDNGGKSDALNAGINISSSKLVTCIDVDCILENDALQRMVKPFMEDARIIASGGTVRIANSCEVEHGRLVKVNLPKNQLARFQVLEYLRAFLLSRMAWSKLNGLLLISGAFGMFDRKLILEAGGYSTNTVGEDMELVVRMRSLMVSKKRKFKIHMIPDPLCWTEGPSSNKVLGKQRNRWARGTIEVLLKHSNMFLNPKHKIGGILSYTFWALFEWFAPILEVVGMSYFIFQILTGTISWYHFGALLFMFYNFAIFLSCFTIYAEEISFHKYNKISDLLKLLVTALIEPIIYHPRVTYWSIKGNIDEIKGVKSWGEMKRDGFEDSSKLAEEPSKLTYELP; encoded by the coding sequence ATGAGACTACTAAATTTATTCAGCGAAATCTTGGATGGATTTTTCATCAGTTTTTCAATATCTATCGCCTCTTGCTACCTCATATTGGCTACCGTTTCATTCTTTGCTCTCCGTAGGTATATGAAGAGAAATTCATTGACAACCTTCCGAAGATTGGTGGGATACAAGCTGGCACCATCAGTTTCACTGATAGCTCCGGCGTACAATGAAGGACCTACCATCATAGAAAATATAAAATCCATGCTCTCACTTGAATACAATAATTACAATGTAATTGTGGTCAATGATGGAAGCAAGGATGATACGCTAACGAAAGTTATCAAAGCTTTTGACCTAGTACGAGTACCGCTCTTCATCAATGAAAAAGTTGAGACAAAAAAAGTCAGAGGGGTATACAAATCTCAAAACAAGGCTTTTAAGAAGCTGATTTTCGTAGATAAGGATAATGGAGGCAAATCCGATGCACTAAATGCCGGAATCAATATTTCTTCAAGTAAGCTTGTTACCTGCATTGATGTAGACTGCATCTTAGAGAATGATGCATTACAGCGCATGGTAAAGCCTTTCATGGAAGATGCCAGAATTATCGCTTCTGGTGGTACTGTTAGAATAGCAAATTCATGCGAGGTAGAACATGGAAGATTGGTCAAGGTAAACCTACCTAAGAATCAATTGGCCCGATTTCAAGTGCTTGAATACTTAAGAGCATTTCTGCTAAGTAGAATGGCTTGGTCCAAACTCAATGGCCTTCTGTTAATTTCAGGTGCTTTTGGAATGTTTGATAGAAAGCTGATTCTGGAAGCAGGTGGGTATAGTACGAATACAGTTGGAGAGGATATGGAGCTCGTGGTGCGAATGAGAAGCCTAATGGTTTCTAAAAAAAGAAAATTCAAGATTCACATGATTCCGGATCCACTTTGCTGGACAGAAGGACCTTCTAGCAATAAAGTCCTTGGAAAACAACGAAATAGATGGGCAAGAGGAACAATCGAAGTGCTTTTGAAACACAGTAATATGTTCCTTAACCCTAAGCATAAAATAGGCGGTATACTTAGTTATACTTTTTGGGCACTCTTTGAATGGTTTGCACCAATATTGGAGGTGGTAGGGATGTCCTATTTCATCTTCCAAATTCTTACAGGTACCATTTCATGGTATCACTTCGGAGCGTTACTCTTTATGTTTTACAATTTCGCCATATTCCTATCCTGCTTTACTATTTACGCTGAAGAAATTTCTTTTCATAAGTACAATAAAATCAGCGACTTATTGAAATTGTTAGTGACAGCATTGATAGAGCCTATTATTTATCATCCAAGAGTCACCTATTGGTCAATCAAAGGGAATATTGATGAAATAAAAGGAGTGAAGAGTTGGGGAGAAATGAAAAGAGATGGATTTGAAGATTCATCAAAACTTGCCGAAGAGCCGTCAAAATTAACCTATGAATTGCCATGA
- a CDS encoding HEAT repeat domain-containing protein, which produces METIYTGDLSALVISVLTGVFLSLSFVFFLLIVFKKIVRFKEELIRTKYWVKIQDHLAHILIQSAMNDQSEDEYRRDFRILKKSIRRSSLIKQWILDEMIKQISNLSGEAHSTLMRIYSDLDLKSFSMKKLKSRNWYKISKGIQELEQMKQHDSFTYFYKFLNARNKDLRKAARMGLTALAPQPLSFLDHLKEELTGWEQMNIATRLKGKDKDQLPDFSQHYYHPQPSVASFCVQMSIQFGCYDHIPLLITLLESANPDLQSKIIHGLTELGAFQASEAIYKVVFSAKDANKEVLIASLQFLSEMGSDQDKSIVDQMIIHEDVEVRMEAVNTALKLGFDFNHLTDELKQMTLHHQNELIS; this is translated from the coding sequence ATGGAAACTATCTACACAGGAGATTTATCTGCACTAGTAATATCAGTACTTACTGGTGTATTTCTCTCACTTTCATTTGTGTTTTTTCTTCTGATTGTATTCAAAAAAATCGTACGATTCAAGGAAGAATTAATCCGAACGAAATACTGGGTTAAAATTCAAGATCACCTTGCTCATATATTGATTCAATCTGCAATGAATGACCAATCTGAAGATGAGTACCGTAGAGACTTCCGCATACTTAAAAAGAGCATCAGACGATCATCATTAATCAAGCAATGGATTCTTGATGAGATGATTAAACAGATATCAAACCTCTCTGGGGAAGCGCACAGTACATTAATGCGCATTTATAGCGACCTGGATCTGAAATCTTTTAGCATGAAAAAACTAAAAAGCAGAAATTGGTATAAAATATCGAAGGGAATTCAAGAGTTGGAGCAAATGAAACAACATGATTCTTTTACGTATTTCTACAAATTTCTAAATGCGAGAAACAAAGATTTGAGAAAGGCTGCTAGAATGGGATTAACAGCTCTGGCGCCTCAACCACTATCTTTTCTAGATCATCTCAAAGAAGAATTAACAGGATGGGAGCAAATGAATATTGCTACCAGATTAAAAGGAAAAGATAAAGACCAACTGCCTGATTTTAGCCAGCACTATTACCATCCGCAACCATCAGTAGCTTCTTTCTGTGTTCAAATGTCTATCCAGTTTGGATGCTATGATCATATTCCTCTTCTAATCACATTGCTTGAAAGCGCAAACCCAGACTTACAATCAAAAATTATTCATGGATTAACAGAGTTGGGTGCTTTTCAGGCTTCCGAAGCTATATACAAGGTTGTTTTCTCTGCGAAAGATGCAAACAAAGAAGTTCTTATAGCTTCTTTACAATTTCTCAGTGAAATGGGGAGTGATCAGGATAAGAGTATCGTGGATCAAATGATTATCCATGAAGATGTAGAAGTAAGGATGGAAGCTGTGAATACTGCCTTGAAATTAGGGTTCGACTTTAACCATTTGACTGATGAGTTGAAACAAATGACACTCCACCACCAAAACGAACTAATATCATGA
- a CDS encoding response regulator transcription factor: protein MKKRILICEDDAVLSSMILFKLGKDNLGEVVKVNDGKEAMKLLQEEEFDLIISDIHMPFISGMRLLEFVREDQKKTTNFIILSSEGLESTVLDAFDLGVTDFLTKPFSPGELSMRAKRLLVA, encoded by the coding sequence ATGAAAAAGAGAATATTAATATGTGAAGATGATGCAGTGCTTAGCAGCATGATCCTCTTTAAACTCGGGAAAGATAACCTGGGAGAAGTTGTAAAAGTAAATGATGGAAAAGAAGCGATGAAGCTACTTCAGGAAGAAGAATTTGATCTTATCATTTCAGACATTCACATGCCTTTTATAAGCGGCATGCGACTCCTGGAGTTCGTTAGAGAAGACCAAAAGAAGACAACCAATTTCATCATTTTATCCTCTGAAGGACTTGAATCAACGGTTTTAGATGCTTTTGATCTAGGCGTTACAGATTTTCTGACAAAACCATTTAGTCCTGGAGAACTTTCAATGCGAGCAAAGAGATTGCTAGTAGCATAA
- a CDS encoding ATP-binding protein produces MKSVSQELKNSNKAASINSCKLPDSESNEVYDNIVMLAKQICDVSNAFIGLIDQKGINIKSTSGRISSGLLNNISSVFKTFQEKASKSYLALNTVNENTVSLFGGVPLYNKKGEIIGILCVLDNEKAKLSSKQKKGLELLAKQVDNMQALKSSELTYQTLVESSHDLIYELDAKGKFTFANSSTICKTGYTREELHKMTCWDLIELTERSKAKNYYLAKVKEGIESIYHEFPIQTKSGKRIWLGQSVDYTVVDGRIMKAYAIAKDITELVDTRMRLKETEEQILAEKTLLKTMVFSSPAAIAMFSKDLNYLAFSEKWMADKSVNEQTIGLGDTSVSAERKELLDSLRKRVLEGEAIDSDSDLILDEEGNRKWIKWVATPWNNTTDGSIGGIIVYADDVTQIVEHERELKKAKEEALAMGKIKEEFLSNMSHEIRTPLNAIIGTTDLLLDENPFLKEDEKFKLLKFSSNNLLSLINNVLDFSKIESGNIILEENDFDLRDLCLNLVNSWKPIANKKEVELLLKWDQDLPEIVLGDRVRLSQILNNLINNALKFTDEGFVHLKVSSDQNSADRIHFEIKDTGVGIPKHMHEAVFKSFQQVNNEHTLEKGGTGLGLPICEKLLQMMGSKLQLESSEGFGSRFFFSTEMEQGDIQNSDHVTEDISKTNLNLNVLLVEDNTANQFIAASFLEKWGVSFKIANNGKEALDYVKQKVFDVVLMDIRMPVMDGPTATATIRKMEDEYFKTLPIIALTASTILDLRKEGSGYFFDDYLAKPFNPKDFLNVLSKYSSNNLDGVRQVEVSNPKEEKQIGSNSDKLGLKTRLEEYTEGDVDFMIEFVNNILENIDTLQAQLPDYYESKDVEELGELIHMVKPTLEILGCDDLVETLYHIKDEWVSQIFNASLIDDVLNRTKMVKSELVMIIKEEPSRLDKVA; encoded by the coding sequence ATGAAAAGTGTAAGTCAAGAATTAAAGAATAGTAATAAAGCTGCTTCAATAAATAGCTGCAAGCTACCAGATTCAGAATCTAATGAGGTCTATGATAACATAGTCATGCTAGCAAAGCAGATATGTGATGTGAGTAATGCCTTTATAGGTCTTATAGATCAAAAAGGCATCAATATCAAAAGTACGTCTGGAAGAATCTCCAGTGGCTTATTAAATAACATTTCTTCTGTCTTTAAGACTTTTCAGGAAAAAGCTTCAAAAAGCTATTTGGCATTGAATACTGTCAATGAAAATACGGTATCATTATTTGGAGGAGTTCCTCTTTATAATAAGAAAGGTGAAATCATCGGGATACTTTGTGTGCTGGATAATGAAAAAGCTAAACTCTCTAGTAAACAAAAGAAGGGACTCGAATTATTAGCTAAGCAAGTGGATAATATGCAAGCTCTGAAAAGTAGTGAACTAACCTATCAAACTCTTGTAGAGTCAAGTCATGATTTAATTTACGAATTGGATGCCAAGGGGAAATTCACTTTCGCCAATAGTTCTACTATTTGTAAAACAGGATATACAAGAGAAGAGCTTCATAAAATGACATGTTGGGATCTGATAGAATTGACTGAAAGGTCAAAGGCAAAAAATTATTACTTAGCGAAAGTAAAAGAAGGAATAGAATCTATTTATCATGAATTTCCAATTCAAACCAAGTCTGGAAAACGTATCTGGCTTGGGCAAAGTGTAGACTATACGGTTGTGGATGGTAGGATAATGAAAGCCTATGCAATTGCAAAGGACATCACCGAATTGGTAGATACTCGGATGAGGTTAAAAGAAACCGAAGAGCAAATCCTTGCAGAGAAAACCTTATTGAAAACAATGGTGTTTTCATCTCCTGCGGCAATTGCGATGTTTAGTAAAGATCTCAATTATTTGGCTTTTAGTGAAAAATGGATGGCCGATAAATCGGTGAATGAACAAACAATAGGGCTAGGGGATACTTCTGTAAGTGCTGAAAGAAAAGAGCTTCTTGATTCTTTAAGAAAAAGAGTACTCGAGGGCGAGGCAATTGATAGCGATAGTGATCTAATCTTAGATGAGGAGGGCAATAGAAAATGGATCAAGTGGGTGGCAACACCCTGGAATAATACCACTGATGGATCAATAGGAGGAATCATTGTCTATGCTGATGATGTAACTCAAATTGTAGAGCATGAAAGGGAATTGAAGAAAGCAAAAGAAGAGGCGCTGGCAATGGGTAAAATCAAAGAGGAGTTCTTATCAAACATGAGCCATGAAATACGGACACCTCTCAATGCTATAATTGGAACAACCGATTTGCTCCTAGACGAGAATCCATTTTTGAAAGAAGACGAAAAATTCAAGCTTTTAAAATTTAGTAGTAATAACCTGCTATCTCTGATTAATAATGTGCTGGATTTTAGTAAAATAGAATCAGGAAACATTATTCTGGAAGAAAACGATTTTGACCTGAGAGACCTTTGTCTAAACCTGGTCAATTCATGGAAGCCTATAGCCAATAAAAAAGAAGTAGAATTATTGTTAAAATGGGATCAGGACCTGCCTGAGATTGTTTTGGGAGATAGGGTTAGGCTTTCTCAAATACTGAATAACCTTATCAATAATGCACTAAAATTTACAGATGAGGGATTTGTTCATTTAAAGGTTTCTTCTGATCAGAACTCTGCTGATCGTATTCATTTTGAAATCAAAGATACAGGTGTTGGTATACCCAAACACATGCATGAGGCAGTCTTTAAAAGCTTCCAGCAGGTGAACAACGAGCATACCCTTGAAAAAGGAGGAACAGGATTGGGGTTACCAATTTGTGAAAAATTGCTACAAATGATGGGATCAAAGCTGCAGTTAGAAAGTAGCGAAGGATTTGGTTCAAGATTCTTTTTTAGCACAGAGATGGAACAGGGAGATATTCAAAATTCTGATCATGTGACTGAAGATATTAGCAAAACCAACCTCAATTTGAACGTTCTTTTGGTTGAAGATAATACGGCTAATCAATTTATCGCAGCAAGCTTCCTTGAGAAGTGGGGAGTCTCTTTTAAAATTGCAAATAATGGTAAAGAAGCACTGGATTATGTGAAACAAAAAGTGTTTGATGTAGTCTTAATGGATATACGCATGCCAGTGATGGACGGACCTACCGCAACTGCAACAATCAGAAAGATGGAAGATGAATACTTTAAGACTCTTCCCATCATTGCATTGACTGCTTCTACGATTTTGGATTTACGAAAAGAAGGTTCGGGTTATTTCTTTGACGATTACCTGGCAAAACCATTTAATCCAAAAGATTTCCTTAATGTTTTATCGAAGTATTCTTCAAATAACCTGGATGGTGTTCGTCAAGTTGAAGTCAGTAATCCGAAGGAAGAAAAGCAAATTGGATCTAATTCAGATAAACTTGGTCTGAAGACTAGATTGGAAGAGTATACGGAAGGGGACGTTGATTTTATGATAGAATTTGTGAACAACATCCTTGAAAATATAGACACACTCCAAGCACAGCTTCCTGACTACTATGAGTCAAAAGATGTAGAGGAATTAGGTGAATTGATCCATATGGTAAAACCAACATTGGAAATATTAGGATGTGATGATCTAGTAGAAACACTCTATCACATTAAAGATGAATGGGTGTCACAAATCTTCAATGCATCTCTAATTGATGATGTGCTCAACCGAACGAAGATGGTTAAATCAGAACTTGTCATGATCATCAAAGAAGAACCATCTAGACTTGATAAGGTTGCTTAA